A single genomic interval of Paenibacillus macerans harbors:
- a CDS encoding peptidase U32 family protein, producing MTKKPELLVPAGSLKELERYLAAGADAALIGEAKYGMRLPGDFSPDEIAAAVRFGHERGAKIYVCVNNLMSNELLEDLPDYVKRLADCGVDAVEFGDPAVLQTVREVAPELGLHWNAEMTSTNYATANYWGSKGASRVVLARELNMDEITGMSPSLQIEAEVQVHGMTNIYHSKRRLVQSYMNHQGRPVEPGGDLGPRRGLFLIEAERPEEKFPIYEDRNGTHIMSSDDICILEDLHVLMAAGIDSFKIETLLKPAAYNETVISAYRLAIEAYFRDPDGYEFDESWIEAIRRVQDPERELSFGFFYKEQVY from the coding sequence ATGACGAAAAAACCGGAACTGCTCGTTCCCGCGGGATCGCTGAAAGAGCTGGAGCGTTATTTGGCGGCCGGGGCGGATGCGGCTCTCATTGGCGAAGCTAAATACGGCATGCGGCTTCCCGGCGATTTCTCGCCGGACGAAATTGCCGCGGCCGTTCGCTTTGGACATGAGCGGGGAGCCAAAATCTACGTATGCGTGAATAACCTGATGTCGAACGAACTGCTGGAGGATTTGCCCGATTATGTGAAGCGCCTCGCCGATTGCGGCGTCGACGCGGTGGAATTCGGCGATCCGGCGGTGCTGCAGACGGTGCGCGAAGTTGCGCCGGAGCTGGGGCTCCATTGGAACGCGGAAATGACTTCAACGAATTACGCGACCGCCAATTATTGGGGGTCCAAAGGCGCATCCCGTGTCGTTTTGGCGCGCGAGCTGAATATGGACGAGATTACGGGCATGTCCCCTTCGCTGCAGATTGAAGCGGAGGTGCAGGTGCACGGGATGACGAACATATACCATTCCAAACGCCGGCTGGTGCAGAGCTACATGAATCATCAGGGGCGCCCGGTGGAACCCGGCGGCGACCTGGGCCCGCGGCGCGGGTTGTTCCTGATCGAAGCCGAACGGCCGGAAGAGAAGTTCCCGATCTATGAAGACCGGAACGGTACGCATATCATGAGTTCGGACGATATTTGCATTCTGGAGGACCTGCATGTGCTGATGGCGGCGGGCATCGACAGCTTTAAGATCGAAACGCTGCTGAAGCCGGCGGCCTATAACGAGACGGTCATCTCCGCGTACCGTCTGGCGATCGAGGCTTATTTCCGCGATCCGGACGGCTATGAGTTTGACGAATCCTGGATCGAGGCAATCCGCCGCGTACAGGACCCCGAGCGCGAGCTGTCCTTCGGCTTTTTCTATAAAGAGCAAGTGTATTGA
- a CDS encoding methyl-accepting chemotaxis protein has translation MSLVPKNEDQQADSKKKAKSKKGERTESKKGNTGKPGFDWKAAAVSLKDKLPKQINPSKSVGIRLFLIFFVAIMVFVLTIGILSSQMAKATIQDNAEQANLQTIVQTSQKLDIVLQKYEENLQQMFLDDEMQSAIMDASLSEVSEYDRFTATNKMRTRLNTLTFSTTGVAAVYMLSPDKVIDDVTSGSADTAFLGTVREQPWFEDVTKSSKTMWINVPEQKAGSSVFRLVRSVQSVNSMKRFILIADINLEVLNGYLQEVNLGKNSKLQMVNDQNIVVGSSAAGDEGKESEFKLGEAAANEPYGSFRTTDANGNAVLAVFNTQQSSGWKLLGTVDAGELTQSANAILLVTIFSLIGVAIIAILIGIWMVRMIAHPLGKLKNLMEEGSKGNLNVRLELKVKDEIGQLADSFNVMMENITSLVKQTNSSAQEVLDTATELTHASNKTALSAKEIAIATEEIANGATSLANEAERGNELTENISRQMERVIQTNKEMEASARQVEKSSQLGTEYLNGLLEKTNITGEMVNALTDKVNSLKASTNSVMKVLDVMQNITQQTNILSLNATIEAARAGAAGKGFMVVADEIRQLAEQSRQSITMVGEITDTIQKEMNETVKALSEASPLFQEQANSVQETSQIFVSVQEQMEGFVRHLDSVTASIDELNEAQTVLSEAMSNVSAVAQQSSATSEEVASLSSEQQTVGDQLVQLSNKLENVSVGLKESLSKFTV, from the coding sequence ATGAGTCTGGTTCCAAAGAACGAGGACCAACAGGCGGACAGCAAGAAAAAAGCGAAAAGCAAGAAAGGGGAGCGGACGGAATCCAAAAAAGGAAACACCGGCAAACCGGGTTTTGACTGGAAAGCGGCGGCGGTTTCGTTGAAGGACAAGCTGCCCAAACAGATTAATCCATCCAAATCGGTTGGCATACGTTTGTTTTTGATTTTCTTCGTGGCGATTATGGTGTTTGTACTAACGATCGGCATTTTGTCTTCCCAGATGGCTAAGGCGACGATCCAGGACAACGCCGAACAAGCGAATTTGCAGACGATTGTGCAGACCTCCCAAAAGCTCGATATCGTTTTGCAAAAATACGAAGAGAATCTGCAGCAAATGTTCCTGGATGACGAAATGCAGAGTGCGATTATGGACGCGTCGTTGTCGGAGGTTTCCGAATATGACCGGTTCACGGCAACGAATAAAATGAGAACTCGTTTGAATACGCTGACATTTTCCACTACGGGCGTTGCCGCCGTTTATATGCTCTCCCCGGACAAGGTCATTGACGATGTCACTTCCGGAAGCGCCGATACGGCTTTCCTGGGCACGGTGCGGGAGCAGCCGTGGTTTGAGGACGTGACCAAATCGTCCAAAACGATGTGGATCAATGTGCCGGAACAAAAAGCGGGCTCCTCCGTGTTCCGTCTCGTAAGATCCGTGCAAAGCGTTAACAGCATGAAGCGGTTCATTCTGATCGCGGACATCAATCTGGAAGTGCTGAACGGTTACCTGCAGGAAGTGAATTTGGGCAAAAACTCCAAGCTGCAAATGGTGAACGACCAAAATATCGTCGTCGGTTCGTCGGCGGCCGGAGATGAAGGCAAAGAATCGGAATTTAAGCTTGGCGAGGCCGCCGCAAACGAGCCTTACGGCAGCTTCCGGACGACCGATGCGAACGGAAACGCCGTTTTGGCTGTGTTCAATACGCAGCAGTCTTCCGGCTGGAAATTGCTCGGCACCGTTGACGCGGGAGAATTGACCCAGAGCGCCAACGCCATTTTGCTGGTTACGATTTTCTCGCTGATTGGCGTCGCCATTATCGCGATTTTGATCGGCATCTGGATGGTGCGGATGATCGCGCATCCGCTGGGCAAATTGAAAAACCTGATGGAGGAAGGTTCCAAAGGGAATTTGAACGTCCGGTTGGAGCTTAAGGTTAAAGATGAAATCGGGCAGTTGGCCGACAGCTTTAACGTGATGATGGAAAATATCACCTCGCTGGTGAAGCAAACCAACAGTTCGGCGCAGGAGGTTCTCGATACCGCTACCGAACTGACGCACGCCTCCAACAAAACGGCGCTTTCTGCCAAGGAGATCGCCATCGCGACGGAGGAGATCGCCAACGGGGCAACCAGCCTGGCGAACGAAGCCGAGCGCGGCAACGAACTGACGGAGAACATTTCCCGGCAAATGGAACGCGTGATTCAAACCAACAAAGAGATGGAAGCATCGGCGCGGCAAGTCGAGAAGTCCAGTCAATTAGGTACCGAATATTTGAACGGCCTTCTGGAAAAAACGAATATCACGGGAGAAATGGTCAATGCCTTGACGGACAAAGTCAATTCTTTGAAAGCAAGCACCAATTCCGTAATGAAAGTGCTTGACGTGATGCAAAACATTACGCAGCAAACGAATATTTTGTCCCTGAATGCGACGATTGAAGCGGCCCGGGCAGGCGCGGCAGGCAAAGGGTTCATGGTTGTTGCCGACGAAATCCGCCAGCTGGCCGAGCAATCGCGCCAATCGATTACGATGGTCGGGGAGATTACCGATACGATTCAAAAGGAAATGAACGAAACGGTCAAAGCGCTCTCGGAAGCGAGCCCCTTGTTCCAGGAGCAAGCCAACTCCGTACAGGAAACCAGCCAGATTTTCGTTTCCGTTCAAGAGCAAATGGAAGGCTTCGTGCGGCATCTCGATTCGGTAACGGCTTCGATCGACGAGTTGAACGAAGCGCAGACGGTGCTGTCGGAAGCGATGAGCAATGTCAGCGCCGTCGCGCAGCAGTCGTCGGCCACCTCCGAAGAAGTGGCTTCGCTCAGCAGCGAGCAGCAAACGGTTGGCGATCAATTGGTGCAGTTGTCGAACAAGCTCGAAAACGTATCGGTCGGCCTGAAAGAATCGCTGTCCAAGTTTACGGTTTAG
- a CDS encoding peptidase U32 family protein, with translation MRTAEKHIPKYAGNRYRLAKPELLAPAGNLEKLKFAVHYGADAVYIGGQKYGLRSNADNFSFEEMREGVEFARKYGAKVFVATNIYAHNEDLEGIEDYLRNLYEIGIAAIIVADPVIIETARRVVPGLEVHLSTQQSTVNWQAVKFWKEQGLPRVVLGRETSLHEIEEIKKHVDIELEAFIHGAMCSSYSGRCVLSNHFTDRDSNRGGCCQSCRWKYDLFEDGRPEAAWVSEEEARENQVLQQFRLGVTQLPLFEENDNAFTMGSKDLCMIEHIPDLIDAGVDSFKIEGRMKSIHYVATVVNVYRQAIDAYMADPDNYELKPEWVEEINKAANRPLNTGFFYDTPDHEDHIYEPEEKAAPYDFAGLVMEYDENTGMAVIQQRNHFKPGQEVEFFGPGGTFFKQTVGAIYDEDGNELDAARHPLQRIKMKVEHPVSYFDMMRKKK, from the coding sequence ATGCGGACAGCGGAGAAACACATCCCGAAATATGCGGGAAATCGTTACCGGCTGGCGAAACCCGAGCTGCTCGCTCCGGCGGGCAATCTCGAAAAGCTGAAATTCGCCGTTCATTACGGAGCGGATGCCGTGTATATCGGTGGACAAAAATACGGCCTTCGTTCCAATGCGGATAATTTCAGTTTTGAAGAAATGCGCGAGGGCGTGGAGTTCGCGCGGAAATACGGGGCCAAAGTGTTCGTGGCCACCAATATTTATGCCCATAACGAGGATCTGGAGGGCATTGAAGATTATTTGCGGAATTTGTACGAGATCGGCATCGCCGCGATCATCGTGGCCGATCCGGTCATTATCGAAACGGCGCGGCGGGTCGTTCCCGGTCTCGAGGTGCACCTCAGCACCCAGCAATCGACGGTTAACTGGCAGGCGGTTAAGTTCTGGAAGGAGCAAGGCCTGCCGCGGGTCGTGCTTGGCCGGGAGACGAGTTTGCACGAAATCGAGGAAATCAAGAAGCATGTCGACATCGAGCTGGAGGCTTTTATTCACGGGGCGATGTGTTCCTCTTACTCGGGCCGCTGCGTGCTGTCAAACCATTTTACCGACCGCGACTCCAACCGTGGGGGCTGCTGCCAGTCGTGCCGCTGGAAATACGATTTGTTTGAGGACGGCCGTCCGGAGGCCGCTTGGGTCTCCGAGGAAGAAGCCCGGGAGAACCAGGTGTTGCAGCAGTTCCGTCTGGGTGTGACCCAATTGCCTTTGTTCGAGGAAAACGACAACGCGTTTACAATGGGATCGAAAGATCTGTGCATGATCGAGCATATTCCGGATTTGATCGATGCCGGGGTGGACAGCTTTAAAATCGAAGGACGGATGAAATCGATCCATTACGTGGCCACGGTCGTGAACGTTTACCGCCAGGCGATCGACGCCTATATGGCCGATCCGGACAACTATGAGCTGAAGCCGGAGTGGGTGGAGGAAATCAATAAGGCGGCGAATCGCCCGCTGAATACGGGGTTCTTCTACGACACGCCGGACCATGAAGATCATATTTACGAGCCGGAGGAAAAGGCTGCGCCTTACGACTTTGCCGGATTGGTGATGGAATATGACGAAAATACCGGCATGGCGGTCATTCAGCAGCGCAACCATTTTAAACCGGGGCAGGAAGTCGAATTTTTCGGACCGGGCGGGACGTTTTTCAAACAGACGGTCGGGGCGATTTATGACGAGGACGGCAATGAATTGGATGCGGCAAGACATCCGCTGCAGCGGATCAAAATGAAAGTGGAGCACCCGGTATCCTATTTCGACATGATGCGGAAGAAGAAATAA
- the mltG gene encoding endolytic transglycosylase MltG produces the protein MKKALKWLSILIVLVIAAAGAAGAYVYTGMQPVKASEQAVKITIEPGTGTGEIADLLEKQGLIKNSLLFRSYLKWKSEGSRFQAGVYEFNPGAMYDEIIARLNSGDVVKAEMVRFTIPEGFTVKQMADKLSEEGVLDKDAFLKLAGDASGLDSELLKEIPQNDKLTYRLEGYLFPETYELKKGSTERDIALRMLQETEKRLDGIPDFRQKLKERGLTLNELMTVASLVEREVVVDKERSMVAGVIYNRLAKHMKLEIDATVQYVLDKPKERLLNSDLRSVDSPYNTYLYEGLPPGPIAAPSLKSIEAALAPAASEYLFYVTKKDGSGEHLFAKTYAEHLKNIETSKAMAEK, from the coding sequence TTGAAAAAGGCGCTAAAATGGCTGAGCATATTGATCGTGCTCGTGATAGCCGCGGCAGGTGCCGCGGGCGCTTATGTATATACGGGCATGCAGCCTGTCAAGGCGTCGGAACAGGCCGTTAAAATAACGATCGAGCCCGGAACGGGCACCGGCGAAATTGCGGATTTGCTGGAGAAACAGGGACTTATTAAAAATTCATTATTATTCCGGTCTTACTTGAAATGGAAGTCCGAAGGCAGCCGTTTTCAAGCCGGCGTTTATGAATTCAATCCGGGAGCGATGTATGACGAAATCATCGCCAGGCTGAACAGCGGCGATGTCGTCAAAGCGGAGATGGTCCGGTTTACGATCCCCGAAGGGTTTACGGTTAAGCAGATGGCCGATAAGCTGAGCGAGGAGGGCGTCCTCGACAAGGACGCGTTCTTAAAGCTGGCCGGAGACGCTTCCGGGCTGGACAGCGAGCTGCTGAAGGAAATTCCGCAAAACGACAAATTAACCTATCGGTTGGAGGGGTATCTGTTCCCGGAAACCTATGAGCTCAAAAAAGGCAGCACCGAGCGGGATATCGCCTTGCGTATGCTCCAGGAGACGGAGAAAAGGCTGGACGGCATCCCGGACTTCCGGCAAAAACTGAAGGAACGGGGCCTTACCCTGAACGAACTGATGACGGTGGCCTCGCTGGTGGAGCGGGAAGTCGTGGTTGACAAGGAGCGAAGTATGGTGGCCGGCGTCATCTATAACCGGCTGGCCAAGCACATGAAGCTGGAGATCGACGCGACGGTGCAGTACGTGCTGGACAAGCCGAAGGAGCGGCTGCTGAATTCCGATTTGCGAAGCGTGGACAGCCCTTATAATACTTATCTTTACGAAGGTCTGCCGCCCGGCCCGATCGCGGCCCCGAGCCTTAAATCAATCGAGGCGGCGCTGGCGCCGGCGGCTTCGGAATATCTTTTTTATGTGACGAAAAAAGACGGAAGCGGCGAGCATCTGTTTGCCAAAACGTACGCGGAGCATTTGAAAAACATCGAGACTAGCAAGGCTATGGCCGAGAAATAA